A stretch of DNA from Candidatus Methylomirabilota bacterium:
GCGACGGTCTCGTGGTTCGCGTGCGCCCAGCCGTGCTGGAGGACGGCGACCGAGCCCGGCGCACCCCGGATCGCCGCGGCGACCTCGGGGATGAGCCACGCCGGCACGACGGCGAGCCCGAGCGGTATCCCGGTGCGCCCCGCCAGGGCCAGCAGCCGATCGAAGCCCGGATGGGGACGGCCGGCATCGTCGTCGCGCCACCAGAGGCTGGCCTCTCGTCCGTCCCGGTGCCAGGCGTCGAGCTCGGCCGCCAGCCTCTGCCAGGCGCCGTCGTCCCAGGCCGCACTCATCCGGGAGTATCGCCGGACGGGCTGACCTGGCGGCGGTACACGTAGTAGCGGTCGGCGTGCTCGACGGCGCCGGTGGTGTCGACCCGCAAGAGCCGCCAGCCTCGCTCGAGCGACAGATCCTGATCGCTGAGCACGACGGCGCCCGGCGTGAGCCAGGGGTGAATGTGTGCCAGCACGAATTCAGGCAGCCGCTCGTCCTCCGAATCGCCGCGGCCGACGTCCAGATGAGCCAGGATGACGCGGCCGGTGAAGCGGCAGTGGAGGGCGGTATCGGCGAGCACCGCGTCGAACTCGCCGAGGTAGAGGTGATCGGCGGGCGGTCGGGAGCGCGGGTGACAGACATCGCGCCGGTCGAAGCAGAACACCTCCCGTCCCGGGAAGCGCTCCCGGAGATGGGAGTAAGAGCGCCCGG
This window harbors:
- a CDS encoding class I SAM-dependent methyltransferase → MSRLDSHIRQSIAKRDSINLAASWLTGADGVLVEFGLGTGRSYSHLRERFPGREVFCFDRRDVCHPRSRPPADHLYLGEFDAVLADTALHCRFTGRVILAHLDVGRGDSEDERLPEFVLAHIHPWLTPGAVVLSDQDLSLERGWRLLRVDTTGAVEHADRYYVYRRQVSPSGDTPG